In Fusobacterium sp. IOR10, a single genomic region encodes these proteins:
- a CDS encoding CoA-binding protein, with amino-acid sequence MNLKEAMQMKNFVVVGDTINEKKYAYKIKNQLLAKEYNVAAVGKELKSINEVDFDIDILDLCINPVAGLKLLKENKKTFKNIVIQPGAESEEIIKYLRENKLPYIESCLLVGLRLY; translated from the coding sequence ATGAATTTAAAAGAAGCAATGCAGATGAAGAATTTTGTTGTAGTTGGAGACACGATAAATGAAAAAAAATATGCTTATAAAATAAAAAATCAATTGTTAGCTAAAGAATATAATGTGGCTGCTGTTGGAAAGGAATTAAAAAGTATAAATGAGGTTGATTTTGACATTGATATATTAGATTTATGCATTAATCCAGTGGCAGGATTAAAATTATTAAAAGAAAATAAAAAGACATTTAAGAATATTGTTATTCAACCAGGAGCAGAAAGTGAAGAAATTATAAAATATCTAAGGGAAAACAAACTTCCTTATATAGAAAGTTGTTTATTAGTTGGCTTAAGATTATATTAA
- the rpmB gene encoding 50S ribosomal protein L28, with protein MKRCEISGKGMTFGHQVSHSHRCTNRVWKPNLQPVIMTVDGKSLKIKVCTKVLKTLKSADEVETKRILKANKDNLSPRIQKFLSK; from the coding sequence ATGAAAAGATGTGAAATTAGTGGAAAAGGAATGACTTTTGGACACCAAGTTTCTCACTCTCACAGATGTACTAACAGAGTATGGAAACCAAATCTTCAACCAGTTATTATGACTGTAGATGGAAAATCTCTTAAAATTAAAGTTTGTACTAAAGTTTTAAAAACTTTAAAATCAGCTGATGAAGTTGAAACTAAAAGAATACTAAAAGCAAATAAAGATAATTTAAGCCCTAGAATTCAAAAATTCTTAAGCAAATAA
- the trxA gene encoding thioredoxin — translation MSIINITKNNFDSEVLKSDGVVILDFWATWCGPCRTLGPILESFSNKNSNVKVGKVNVDEESELAGKFEIMSIPTLIIFKNGEPINKSVGLVSESKIAELIK, via the coding sequence ATGTCAATTATAAATATAACTAAAAATAACTTCGACTCTGAGGTCTTAAAATCTGATGGTGTTGTTATTTTAGACTTTTGGGCAACTTGGTGTGGGCCTTGCAGAACATTAGGTCCAATATTAGAATCTTTTTCTAATAAAAATTCTAATGTAAAAGTAGGTAAGGTTAATGTGGATGAAGAATCTGAACTAGCTGGAAAATTTGAAATTATGAGTATACCTACTCTAATTATTTTCAAAAATGGAGAACCTATTAATAAATCTGTTGGATTGGTTTCTGAAAGTAAAATAGCTGAACTAATCAAATAA
- the ispD gene encoding 2-C-methyl-D-erythritol 4-phosphate cytidylyltransferase — protein sequence MHSGNSEVKCTLIVAAAGSGKRMGLSFPKQFLKYKGKPLFINVLEVGENSSLVKDIIVVTKEELVDEVLDLCKCYNLKKIKKVIKGGEDRQSSIYNALKYCSKDSIIAVQDGVRPFFKECYLEKALEELKNNKEIVGAVIGVPVKDTVKRVNKNNLIEETPKRETLYLAQTPQVFKGEILINSYEKALKDKFLGTDDSSLVERYYKNIKIIQGDYSNIKITTMEDLKFLDL from the coding sequence TTGCATAGTGGTAACTCTGAAGTAAAATGTACATTAATAGTAGCAGCAGCAGGTAGCGGGAAAAGAATGGGACTTTCTTTCCCAAAACAATTTTTAAAATATAAGGGGAAACCTTTATTTATAAATGTCTTAGAAGTTGGAGAAAACTCTTCTTTAGTGAAAGATATAATAGTTGTTACTAAAGAAGAGTTAGTAGATGAAGTTTTGGATTTATGCAAATGTTATAATTTAAAAAAAATAAAAAAAGTTATAAAGGGAGGAGAAGACAGGCAGTCTTCCATTTATAATGCATTAAAATATTGTTCTAAGGATTCAATAATAGCAGTTCAAGATGGAGTGAGACCGTTTTTTAAAGAATGTTATTTGGAAAAAGCCTTGGAAGAATTAAAAAATAATAAAGAAATAGTTGGAGCTGTAATTGGAGTCCCAGTTAAAGATACAGTAAAAAGAGTAAATAAAAATAATTTAATTGAAGAAACTCCAAAGAGAGAAACTTTATACTTAGCTCAGACACCTCAAGTTTTTAAAGGAGAAATTTTAATAAATTCTTATGAAAAAGCTTTAAAAGATAAATTTCTAGGTACTGATGACTCTTCTTTAGTAGAAAGATACTACAAAAATATCAAAATTATACAAGGAGATTATTCTAATATAAAAATAACAACCATGGAAGATTTAAAATTTTTAGATTTATAA
- the cysS gene encoding cysteine--tRNA ligase produces MIKIYNTMTRRLEEFKSLKENEVSMYVCGPTVYNCIHIGNARPAIVFDTVRRYFEYRGYKVNYVSNFTDVDDKIIKRANEEGVSCEEIAHKYINAYFEDTKKVNLKEEGMQRPKATDYIEEMKDLVKSLVDKGYAYESQGDVYFQVDKDKDNYGCLSHQDVGNLRSGARVEVSNIKKSPLDFALWKKAKEGEPSWDSPWGKGRPGWHIECSAMSGKLLGKTFDIHGGGQDLIFPHHENEIAQSTCGVGGDYAKYWMHNGYINVDGEKMSKSLGNFFLLREVLEHYEGRVIRFFVLGAQYRKTIDFSDTELQQSKTGLERIDNAILRIKEKVKDGAKENGENLEELKVDVETSREKFIKAMDEDFNTAQGIGVIFELVKKINKYCDIEELSENGIKYLEMAESFITYIMEEVLGVLLKKDTENLGNLTSELVEFLLEIRRKARAEKNWALSDEIRDRILKMGIKIKDGKDKTTWTL; encoded by the coding sequence ATGATAAAAATTTATAATACTATGACAAGAAGATTAGAAGAATTCAAGTCATTAAAGGAAAATGAAGTATCAATGTATGTTTGTGGCCCTACAGTTTACAATTGTATTCATATTGGAAATGCCCGTCCAGCAATAGTTTTTGATACAGTAAGAAGGTATTTTGAATATAGAGGTTACAAGGTTAATTATGTTTCTAACTTTACAGATGTAGATGATAAAATAATAAAAAGAGCAAATGAAGAGGGAGTTTCTTGTGAAGAAATAGCTCATAAATATATTAATGCCTACTTTGAAGATACTAAAAAGGTAAATTTAAAAGAAGAAGGAATGCAAAGACCTAAGGCAACAGATTATATAGAAGAAATGAAAGATCTTGTTAAAAGTCTTGTTGATAAGGGTTATGCTTATGAATCTCAAGGGGATGTTTATTTCCAAGTTGATAAGGATAAGGATAATTATGGATGTTTATCCCATCAAGATGTTGGAAACCTAAGATCTGGAGCTCGTGTTGAAGTGAGTAACATAAAAAAATCTCCTTTGGATTTCGCATTATGGAAAAAAGCTAAGGAGGGTGAACCTAGTTGGGATTCTCCATGGGGAAAAGGAAGACCAGGATGGCATATTGAATGTTCAGCTATGTCAGGGAAATTATTAGGAAAAACTTTTGATATTCATGGTGGAGGACAAGATCTTATTTTTCCTCATCATGAAAATGAAATAGCTCAATCTACTTGTGGTGTTGGTGGAGATTATGCAAAATATTGGATGCATAATGGTTATATTAATGTTGATGGAGAAAAAATGTCAAAATCTCTAGGTAACTTCTTTCTGTTAAGAGAAGTGCTAGAACATTATGAAGGAAGAGTAATTAGATTTTTTGTTTTAGGTGCTCAATATAGAAAAACAATTGATTTTTCAGACACTGAATTACAACAAAGTAAGACTGGATTAGAAAGAATTGATAATGCAATTCTTAGAATAAAAGAAAAAGTAAAAGATGGTGCTAAAGAAAATGGAGAAAATTTAGAAGAATTAAAAGTAGATGTGGAAACATCTAGAGAAAAATTTATAAAAGCAATGGATGAGGATTTCAATACTGCTCAAGGTATAGGAGTAATATTTGAACTTGTAAAAAAAATAAATAAGTATTGTGATATAGAAGAATTATCTGAAAATGGAATTAAATATCTTGAAATGGCAGAAAGTTTTATAACTTATATAATGGAAGAAGTTTTAGGAGTTCTATTAAAAAAAGATACTGAAAATTTAGGAAATTTAACATCTGAATTGGTGGAATTTTTATTAGAAATAAGAAGAAAAGCAAGAGCTGAAAAAAATTGGGCTTTATCTGATGAAATAAGAGATAGAATCTTAAAAATGGGGATAAAGATAAAAGATGGAAAGGATAAGACAACATGGACTCTATAG
- a CDS encoding endonuclease MutS2, which produces MNIHSHNVLEFNKLKNVLSEYMITEASKNKVENLLIYKDINLLRKEFNILKDFIDFLKYDGGVELSELNDITNLLKKCELIGMFFEPEELFFINQNLRLFRLFKNKLEELDKYKELRNKFSTIETLKNIEDVINKTIDKEKKIQDTASLDLRDLRAHKKLLSSNIKRKFEDMFSNDSFSKAIQEKIITTRDGRNVIPIKTDFKGLVKGIEHDRSSSGQTVFIEPLAVVSLNNKMRELEAREREEIRKILLRLTDQIRMNIDDISKISKACIELDFFNGKSKFSIDLECNIPEINTREQLSIVDGRHPFIPKDQVVPLTFEIGKKYNTLLITGPNTGGKTVALKVAGLLTLMALTGIPIPASEHSSVGFFSDVYADIGDEQSIEQSLSSFSGHLTNVQKILSDVSKNSLVLLDELGSGTDPVEGSAFAMAVIDYLKDRKAKSIITTHYSEVKAYGYNEEGIETASMEFNSKTLSPTYKLLIGIPGESNALTIARRLGVSKEVIDKAESYISDENKKVEKMISNIKNKSEELEVIQVEVERIKRKAIADKEEYEEKLRKLEMEKNKILKEAYEKADAMMKEMQNKAAALVKKIQSEDAKKLDAKNVQKSLNLLRTSLKEDKSKNVESKQRITRKIDIKEGEKVFVKSLKQYADVLKINKVKETVFIQAGILKLEVSLDDVTKIISKKKKTYNSVASHSKSLVKSKIDLRGKMVEESVYDLESYFDSAVLNGYKEVQVITGNGTGALRKGVVSYLKECRYVKEFRFGGQGEGGVGCIVVTLK; this is translated from the coding sequence GTGAATATACATAGTCATAATGTTTTAGAATTTAACAAATTAAAAAATGTTTTAAGTGAATATATGATAACAGAAGCTTCTAAAAATAAAGTGGAAAACTTATTAATTTATAAAGATATTAATTTATTAAGAAAGGAATTTAATATTTTAAAAGATTTTATAGACTTTTTAAAGTATGATGGAGGAGTGGAATTATCAGAATTAAATGATATTACTAATCTTTTAAAAAAATGTGAACTAATAGGAATGTTCTTTGAACCTGAAGAATTATTTTTTATTAATCAAAATTTAAGATTGTTTAGATTATTTAAAAATAAATTAGAAGAATTAGATAAGTATAAGGAACTTAGAAATAAATTTTCAACAATAGAAACTTTAAAAAATATAGAAGATGTAATCAATAAAACTATAGATAAGGAAAAAAAAATACAAGATACTGCTTCTTTGGATTTAAGAGATTTAAGAGCTCATAAAAAATTATTATCTTCTAATATTAAAAGAAAATTTGAAGATATGTTTTCAAATGACAGTTTTTCCAAAGCAATTCAAGAAAAAATAATTACAACTCGTGATGGTAGGAATGTAATACCTATCAAAACAGATTTTAAGGGACTAGTTAAAGGGATTGAACACGATAGGTCATCAAGTGGACAGACAGTGTTTATAGAGCCCTTAGCTGTTGTATCTTTAAATAATAAAATGAGAGAATTAGAGGCTAGAGAAAGGGAAGAAATTAGAAAAATTTTATTGAGATTAACAGATCAAATAAGAATGAATATAGATGATATATCTAAAATATCAAAGGCCTGCATAGAATTAGATTTTTTTAATGGAAAATCTAAATTCTCCATTGATTTAGAATGTAATATACCAGAAATAAATACAAGGGAACAATTAAGTATTGTTGATGGAAGACATCCTTTTATACCAAAAGACCAAGTGGTTCCCCTTACTTTTGAAATAGGAAAAAAATATAATACCCTATTAATAACAGGACCAAATACTGGTGGGAAAACAGTTGCTTTAAAAGTTGCAGGACTACTTACATTAATGGCATTGACTGGAATACCAATTCCTGCAAGTGAACATTCAAGTGTGGGATTCTTTTCAGATGTCTATGCAGATATAGGAGATGAACAAAGTATAGAACAGTCTTTATCATCTTTCTCAGGTCATTTAACAAATGTCCAAAAAATATTATCAGATGTTTCAAAAAATTCTTTAGTATTATTAGATGAATTAGGATCAGGAACAGACCCTGTGGAAGGTTCTGCCTTTGCAATGGCTGTTATAGATTATTTAAAGGATAGGAAAGCTAAGTCAATAATCACAACTCATTACAGTGAGGTAAAAGCTTATGGTTATAATGAAGAGGGAATTGAGACAGCTTCTATGGAATTCAATTCAAAGACCTTATCTCCAACATATAAACTATTAATTGGAATTCCTGGGGAAAGTAATGCTTTAACAATAGCTAGAAGATTAGGTGTGTCTAAAGAAGTTATAGATAAAGCAGAATCTTATATAAGTGATGAGAATAAAAAAGTAGAAAAAATGATTAGCAATATAAAAAATAAATCGGAAGAATTAGAAGTTATTCAAGTGGAAGTAGAGAGAATAAAAAGAAAAGCAATTGCAGATAAAGAGGAATATGAAGAAAAATTAAGAAAATTAGAAATGGAAAAGAACAAAATTTTAAAAGAAGCCTATGAAAAAGCAGATGCTATGATGAAAGAGATGCAAAACAAAGCTGCAGCTCTAGTTAAAAAAATTCAATCAGAAGATGCTAAAAAATTAGATGCTAAAAATGTTCAAAAAAGTTTAAACTTACTTAGAACTTCATTAAAGGAAGACAAGAGTAAAAATGTAGAATCAAAACAAAGAATAACTAGAAAAATAGATATTAAAGAGGGAGAAAAAGTATTTGTTAAAAGTTTGAAACAATATGCAGATGTTTTAAAAATAAATAAAGTTAAGGAAACAGTATTCATTCAAGCTGGAATATTAAAATTAGAAGTTTCTTTAGATGATGTAACTAAAATCATAAGTAAAAAGAAAAAGACATACAATTCAGTGGCCTCTCATAGTAAATCTTTGGTTAAATCTAAAATAGATTTAAGAGGAAAAATGGTTGAGGAATCAGTTTACGATTTAGAATCTTATTTTGACAGTGCTGTATTAAATGGTTATAAGGAAGTTCAAGTTATTACTGGTAATGGAACAGGAGCTCTTAGAAAGGGAGTGGTTTCTTACCTTAAAGAATGCAGATATGTGAAAGAATTTAGGTTTGGTGGTCAAGGAGAAGGTGGTGTAGGTTGCATAGTGGTAACTCTGAAGTAA